From Pyrenophora tritici-repentis strain M4 chromosome 1, whole genome shotgun sequence, the proteins below share one genomic window:
- a CDS encoding had superfamily, which produces MTIPPRPRRFAPLDPAKRRENDNRPVLQGIVFDVDGTLCLPQNYMFAEMRAALGIEKPTDILDHISSLPKAEQEEAQEKICDIELTAMESQQAQPGLVELMDYLDSRGIRKAICTRNFDAPVANLLNRFLPVSKFGPIVTRKFKPPKPDPAGILHIAKAWNHEDGNELIMVGDSIDDMMAGYRAGAATVLLANSENQDLVQHKYTDFVIESLDELIQVLDNGFEGSSDAGEK; this is translated from the exons ATGACAATACCTCCGAGACCTCGGCGGTTTGCGCCTTTGGACCCCGCGAAGAGGAGGGAAAATGATAATAGGCCAGTGCTGCAAGGTATCGTGTTTGACGTCGATGGGACATTAT GCTTGCCGCAGAACTACATGTTTGCGGAAATGCGGGCGGCATTGGGAATCGAGAAGCCAACGGATATTCTAGATCACATTAGCTCTTTACCGAAGGCAGAGCAAGAGGAAGCACAAGAGAAGATTTGCGATATTGAACTCACAGCAATGGAATCGCAACAAGCACAGCCTGGTTTGGTCGAGCTGATGGACTACCTCGACTCACGTGGCATCAGAAAAGCCATCTGCACACGCAACTTTGACGCGCCTGTTGCCAATCTTCTCAACAGATTTCTACCCGTCTCAAAGTTCGGTCCCATCGTGACGCGAAAATTCAAGCCGCCGAAGCCAGACCCAGCGGGCATTCTGCATATCGCAAAGGCCTGGAACCACGAGGATGGAAATGAGTTGATCATGGTTGGCGACTCGATCGACGACATGATGGCTGGGTATCGCGCAGGAGCCGCGACGGTCCTGCTTGCCAACAGCGAGAACCAGGATCTTGTGCAACACAAGTACACGGATTTTGTTATAGAGTCGCTCGATGAACTCATTCAGGTTTTGGACAATGGGTTCGAAGGGAGTAGCGATGCAGGGGAAAAGTAG
- a CDS encoding ChiA, Chitinase produces the protein MRYSSTAALLSLASLGQASPAPHVHQHPHAARDLAGLGSLGSQYQAGVYFTNWGIYARNYQVSDLPIDRLTYVNYAFANLNETTGEVFLSDEWADIQRPSPTDVATNGSQLLGNFNQLYQAKQKNRNLKVILGVGGWTYRFKFKPALSTKAGRVNYCKSSLKLITDLGIDGLDTDWEYPADETDAANLLDTMQICRQMYDAYSKKYTNGYHYELSISAPAGPINFERLGIQKLDRFVDRWNLMAFDYQGGGFSNFTGHLSNVYPSTTNPRSTDGWVNETQSFTAFNTKRAIDYYKAHVASPSKITLGMPLYGRSFANVVDLSRGTGAMGQKFNGSGEGSWEAGTLDYKVLPQNGTKVFTDKSILASWSWDPIKKQVVSFDTPEVAKWKMDFLKTECLGGAWFWDASGDAPVSNPKSLVATVVNELGGAQSLKKNQNNLHYPTSKYYNIKNARN, from the exons ATGCGTTACTCTAGCACCGCCGCACTCCTTTCCCTGGCCTCTCTTGGCCAGGCTTCCCCAGCACCCCACGTTCACCAGCACCCTCACGCTGCCCGTGATCTTGCTGGTTTGGGAAGCTTGGGCTCGCAATACCAAGCGGGTGTTTACTTCACCAACTGGGGCATCTACGCACGCAACTACCAAGTCTCCGATCTTCCCATTGACAGGCTCACCTACGTCAACTACGCTTTCGCCAACTTGAATGAGACCACCGGCGAGGTCTTTCTCAGCGACGAGTGGGCCGATATCCAGCGCCCTTCCCCTACCGATGTTGCTACCAATGGCTCCCAGCTCCTCGGCAACTTCAACCAGCTCTACCAGGCGAAGCAGAAGAACCGCAACCTCAAGGTCATCCTTGGTGTCGGGGGCTGGACTTACAGGTTCAAGTTCAAGCCCGCTCTCTCCACAAAGGCCGGTCGTGTGAACTACTGCAAGTCCTCTCTGAAGCTTATTACTGATCTCGGAATCGATGGCTTGGACACTGACTGGGAATACCCTGCCGATGAGACTGATGCTGCCAACCTGCTCGACACCATGCAGATCTGCCGTCAA ATGTACGACGCCTACTCGAAGAAGTACACCAATGGATACCACTACGAACTCTCCATCTCTGCCCCTGCTGGACCCATAAACTTCGAAAGGTTGGGTATTCAGAAGCTCGACCGCTTCGTCGACCGTTGGAACCTCATGGCCTTTGACTACCAGGGTGGTGGCTTTTCCAACTTCACTGGCCACCTGAGCAACGTCTACCCCAGCACCACCAACCCCAGGTCGACCGACGGCTGGGTTAACGAAACCCAGTCATTCAcagccttcaacaccaagagGGCCATCGACTACTACAAGGCCCATGTCGCATCTCCCTCCAAGATCACGCTCGGTATGCCCCTGTACGGCCGCTCCTTCGCCAACGTCGTCGATCTCAGCCGCGGTACCGGTGCAATGGGCCAGAAGTTCAACGGCTCCGGTGAAGGTTCTTGGGAGGCCGGTACCCTTGACTACAAGGTTCTTCCCCAGAACGGCACCAAGGTATTCACCGACAAGAGCATTTTGGCCAGCTGGTCTTGGGACCCCATCAAGAAGCAGGTTGTCAGCTTTGACACCCCAGAGGTTGCCAAGTGGAAGATGGACTTCCTCAAGACTGAATGCCTCGGTGGTGCTTGGTTCTGGGATGCCTCTGGCGACGCTCCCGTCAGCAACCCTAAGTCTCTCGTTGCTACTGTTGTCAACGAGCTTGGTGGTGCCCAGTCGCTCAAGAAGAACCAAAACAACCTTCACTACCCCACATCCAAGTACTACAACATCAAGAACGCTAGGAACTAG